The genomic DNA TTGGTTGGAAGGCACTTATCGTATCTTTTGAGTAATTCAACCGGTTATCCTCTGAAGTGGTAGCTAAGTATAACTTTACGTATCCGGATCACTTGTTTTCCCATATTCAAACCTGGTTAGGGGTGCAACATGATAAGCATAGATAAAAAGTCGGACACCGTAATCGTTGTGCTGCATGAGATTTATGGGATTAATCAGCATATACAGAATATTTGCAGACTATTATCGGATCAGGGTTATGACGTCATTTGTCCAAATTTACTGGGAAGAGAAACACCTTTTGACTATTCGCAAGAGGAAACTGCCTACAGAAATTTTATGGAAAATGTAGGCTTCACCCACGCTTCATATCAAATTGAAAGTTTATTATCAAGTATTCGAGATCGCTATAAAAAGGTATTTATCGTCGGATTTAGCATAGGGGCAACGATTGCCTGGCTGTGTAGTGAAGAAAAATATGTTGATGGAATCGTAGGATATTATGGCTCACGTATTAGAAATTATTTGGAAATAACCCCACAATGTCCAACACTGCTATTTTTCCCACAGGAAGAACCATCATTTAATGTGGATGAGCTAATTATAGCTTTAGATAACAGTAATATCAGGGTACATAAATGTAACGGACAACATGGATTCAGTGACCCGTATTCTCCCCGATATAACGTACATTCAGCTCAAAAATCATTTAGCGAAATGGTAGATTTTTTCGATAGAAAGGGGCGCGTCCATGAGTGATGAGGTATCGAAGAAAAGGGCCGAAATGCCGCAAGGAACGCTTACTATTTTTCACACCCCAAGCGACTGCCCTATTTGCCGAAACATATCCCAAACTAAATAATGTCCCTTTTGATCAAATGTCAAGCAGACCAAGGGATTGGTCGGGAATAGCTACTATCTCCAAATTGAAATGAAAGACGGATCAACGAGAAACCTTGCCTATCATATCCAATCTAAAGCTTTCTACCCTGCCCTGGCTCAGCTTGTGGAAGAACAACGTAAACGGATATACGATAAATAAAGGACTACAGTTCTGAATTATCCTTCCCGATCTCTATCGAAAACACCTCTTTAAAACCTCTTTCACCGTCTGTTGTAATTTGGATCGCTCGGGTTTTGGGGAGACGTTGAATCCAGTTTAATTCGAATAATCTGTCCAAAAGAGCATTCCCCAAGGCTCCGGCCAGATGGTGGCGTCGTTCACTCCAATCCATGCATTTATGTGAGAAGGAGCGGCGCTTTTTTTTCGTTGCTTCAAGGTCAATCT from Paenibacillus sp. FSL R10-2782 includes the following:
- a CDS encoding dienelactone hydrolase family protein, with translation MISIDKKSDTVIVVLHEIYGINQHIQNICRLLSDQGYDVICPNLLGRETPFDYSQEETAYRNFMENVGFTHASYQIESLLSSIRDRYKKVFIVGFSIGATIAWLCSEEKYVDGIVGYYGSRIRNYLEITPQCPTLLFFPQEEPSFNVDELIIALDNSNIRVHKCNGQHGFSDPYSPRYNVHSAQKSFSEMVDFFDRKGRVHE